TCAAGGCCGTTTCGAAAGGGGCGACTGGGTTCGTTCAAGCATGTGCACCGGTTTCCACGATGGTGTTGTGTTCGAAACCAGAAACACGATTTACGTGTTGATCGGCCCAGGTTATGAACAGCTCGCAAGCCTGAAAGACGTTTTCTCCCTCTTCTAACCTGCGCTCTGTATTGGAGCCCCTTCAGGCCAAGGACATACGATGTTTAGAACACACGACAGCGACATGCTGGGCCTACCGGGCATGTTCGGTGAGGGTCAATACCAATGGCATCAGGTATCCAAAGTGCTTCGTAATCACTGGTATCACGTAACTGTCCAGGCCATGTACGAGGACAGAATTTCAGAGGCGGTTCTGATGATCGACAGCGAACCACAGCTTCAGCAACTGCTGATTGCCCAGGACGCGGAGACGATCATCACAGAGGTGCAAGTAGTCACACCTGCTCACATGAATGGCACGGGAGTTTGGCGGATGGAGAAACTGACCAAAGTGACGCTTGGTGAAGACCAAAACGAGTGTGTTGTGTGCCTGCTGGAGGTCGAGACAGGCTCCGAATATCACAGCTCACACCAGCCTGGCTTCAGTTGCGATGCTCTGAGCAACCTTCGTCCGATCTATCACGCAAACATGATTCGATCAGCCTGAAATTTACCAGGATTCTTGCACGCTACCAGTGCGGATGGTTCCGTGTGGAATTCCTGGTTAGGCCGTATATACCGCCAACGGAGTGCAACAATGCTGAACATGATTGGCCGGGATTTTTATGGTAAGCGCCACACAGAATTTGACCTAATACGAATCAAAAAAGCCCAGGCGCAAGGCTTCGATAGACCGATCACAGCGTATCTTTGCAGCGCCTCCATCAAAGCCCGAACGGGCATAGGCGTAGTGTTTGGTCACAACCGTAAAGACCAATATGGACGGTTTGGCGATGGCCACCTAATCCGAACATCTGACGTGATTAAAGCGGAGCGCGAGGGCAGATTTTGGGTGCTGACCACAGTCAACTCTAGGTATGTTCTCGCTACATTCCAGAGGGGCAATGGACGTGCAAGTCTGCGTGAGTTTCTGCGGCTTTCACAGGGGATGCACCACTTCACCCCGCGAGGGTTACAGTAATGACCGTGGTCTTCTTCCACTGGCAAAGCCTCCTGAATGGCTTCGAGGTGGTGTCATGATCGTCAAGGCAGGCGAAGTCATCTGCATTGCCTCGGGCATTTTTGAGAATTACGACCGCGCAGGGCCCTTTGTTGCAACGCAGGACTTCGACCTCGATTCATTCATAGCAGAGGCAATGAAGCCGCTCACAGAGAAATGGGAAGTGTCGAGCTTGTTTGCGGATATTCCCAGGGTGCTTTTCGATAACGGGCTCATCACCAAGCTTCCTTGTCGCAAAATTTACCTAGGAGCGATGGGCGAAGTCGACATTTGGGAAGAGCAGGATGACCTTCGATGACGACGCTTCAAGTATTTGACAAAAGCCTAATGAAGGTAGCGATAGAGCTGAGATTCTTTGCCTTGCAGCAGCCGCACTTAGGATCGCGGTAAATGTTGATGACTTCAGCGCCTTGTGCCGCTCCGGTCATGAGTAGTGTCGTGAACGCGGCAATTCGCAGACTGGCAGCCCTGACTGTCGAGCAATCGCCCGAGCAAATCAGGGCAGCAAATCAAAGTTGCTTAACCGATCAATCGCCGTACCTCAGTTAATCGCTTATAGCACTGCCTTCTGACTAGGGTCGCCTTAGCGCACCCTGAAATTCGAGGAAATCTAATCTAATTTTTTACGATTTCTTTACGGTAGGTTTTATCGCTCATCCCGATACTGGCCGTGATTTTTGATCGTCCACGTGCCTGCTCAGCAGTTGGCCCTGGAAAAACGTAATGCCCAAGGACGGCATGCAGTTACTCCCCGCTAATTGAGAGGGCGCCACCTTGAGTGAGACCGCAACCGCTACACACGTAGACTCCCCATCCAAAGCATCAGGGGTGGGCTTACTCGTCGCTGCTGTAGGTGTGGTTTACGGAGACATTGGCACGAGCCCCCTCTACACGTTGAAAGAGGTCTTTTCCGGGCATTACGGTGTTCAGGTGAATCACGATGGCGTGCTTGGCATTCTGTCGTTGATCTTTTGGTCACTGATCTGGGTAGTCTCGATTAAGTACGTATTGTTCATTTTGCGTGCCGACAACCAGGGCGAAGGCGGCATCATGGCTTTGACTGCGTTAGCCCGCCGCGCAGCTGCACCTTACCCACACATGAGCAAGATACTGGTTCTGCTCGGCCTATTCGGCGCGGCACTTTTTTACGGCGACAGCATGATTACCCCGGCTATTTCGGTGCTCTCTGCGGTCGAAGGATTACAGTTAGCATTTGATGGTATCGAGCACTGGGTCGTGCCTATATCAGTGGTCGTGCTCGTCGCCCTGTTCTTGATACAGAAACATGGCACAGCTCGAATCGGCATACTGTTTGGCCCTGTCATGGTGCTGTGGTTTGTGGTGCTGGGCGCCCTCGGTATCCACGGCATTTTGCAGCGGCCCGAAGTGCTGCAAGCGCTAAACCCTGTTTGGGCAGTGCAGTTCTTTGTTGCTCATCCAGGCATGGGTGTAGCGATTTTGGGCGCCGTCGTGTTGGCATTGACCGGTGCTGAAGCACTGTATGCCGACATGGGCCATTTTGGCCGCAAGCCGATTTCTCGGGCATGGTTCATGTTGGTGTTGCCGGGGCTGGCACTTAATTATTTTGGCCAAGGCGCCTTGATCCTGGAAAACCCGGAGGCTGTGCGCAATCCGTTCTACTTGCTTGCGCCGAGCTGGGCACTGCTGCCGATGGTCGCGCTTTCCACACTGGCGACCATCATCGCTTCTCAAGCCGTAATCTCCGGTGCTTTCTCCCTGACGCGCCAGGCCATCCAGCTAGGGTACGTCCCTCGGATGTTCATCCAGCACACCTCCAGCCAAGAGCAGGGGCAGATCTACATCGGCACGGTTAACTGGGCGTTGATGGTAGGTGTTGTACTGCTGGTGATCGGGTTCGAGTCATCCAGCGCCTTGGCTGCCGCTTATGGGGTCGCGGTGACAGGCACCATGTTGATCACAACGATCCTGTCTTCGGCTGTCGTCCTGCTGCTATGGAAAACACCGCGCTGGCTGGCGATCCCGATGCTGCTTGGCTTCTTGCTCGTCGACAGCTTGTACTTTGCGGCCAACGCTCCGAAGATTTTTCAGGGCGGAGCATTCCCGGTCATTGCCGGTGTCGCTCTTTTCATCCTGATGACGACTTGGAAGCGGGGTCGAAAAATCATTGTTGAGCGGCTGGATGAAACCGCGCTTCCTTTGCCCTTGTTCATCAGCAGCATTCGCTCGCAGCCTCCACATCGA
This region of Pseudomonas asgharzadehiana genomic DNA includes:
- a CDS encoding potassium transporter Kup; amino-acid sequence: MSETATATHVDSPSKASGVGLLVAAVGVVYGDIGTSPLYTLKEVFSGHYGVQVNHDGVLGILSLIFWSLIWVVSIKYVLFILRADNQGEGGIMALTALARRAAAPYPHMSKILVLLGLFGAALFYGDSMITPAISVLSAVEGLQLAFDGIEHWVVPISVVVLVALFLIQKHGTARIGILFGPVMVLWFVVLGALGIHGILQRPEVLQALNPVWAVQFFVAHPGMGVAILGAVVLALTGAEALYADMGHFGRKPISRAWFMLVLPGLALNYFGQGALILENPEAVRNPFYLLAPSWALLPMVALSTLATIIASQAVISGAFSLTRQAIQLGYVPRMFIQHTSSQEQGQIYIGTVNWALMVGVVLLVIGFESSSALAAAYGVAVTGTMLITTILSSAVVLLLWKTPRWLAIPMLLGFLLVDSLYFAANAPKIFQGGAFPVIAGVALFILMTTWKRGRKIIVERLDETALPLPLFISSIRSQPPHRVQGTAVFLTARADAVPHALLHNLLHNQVLHEQVVLLTVVSEDSPRVSPARRFEVEAYGEGFFRVSLHFGFMEEADVPLALSLCHLADLDFSPMRTTYFLSRETVIPTKRIGMARWRESLFAFLLKNANSNLKYFKLPINRVIELGTQVEM